A genomic segment from Acyrthosiphon pisum isolate AL4f chromosome A3, pea_aphid_22Mar2018_4r6ur, whole genome shotgun sequence encodes:
- the LOC100163017 gene encoding LOW QUALITY PROTEIN: spectrin alpha chain (The sequence of the model RefSeq protein was modified relative to this genomic sequence to represent the inferred CDS: deleted 1 base in 1 codon), with translation MDPLIPKEVKILESAEDIQNRRFQVLDRYSEFKAEARLKREKLEDSRRFQYFKRDADELESWILEKTQAASDESYKDPTNLQAKIQKHQAFEAEVAAHSNAIVVLDNTGMGMINQNHFASSEIRQRLEQLHKDWDLLLSKLAEKGVKLQQALVLVQFLRQCDEVMFWINDKETFVTTDEFGADLEHVEVLQRKFDEFQKDMTSQEYRVTEVNDLASKLVLEGHPERETILKKKEDLNEAWTRLKQLTLMRQERLFGAHEIQRFNRDADETVAWISEKDGILSSEDYGRDLASVQTLQRKHEGVERDLAALEDKVSILGQEADRLCGIHADHSSQIQNKRGEIVAYWERLTAKAQERRQKLDESYLLQRFLADFRDLTSWINDMKAIIYSDELAKDVAGAEALLERHQEHKGEIDAREDSFRIALESGEHILKSENAPTLVSENLSNLISEKSSLLALWEERRILYEQCMDLQLFYRDTEQADTWMAKQEAFLSNEDLGDSLDSVEALIKKHEDFEKSLAAQEEKIKALDEFATKLIEGQHYATEDVAQRREMLLERRTALLAKSSQRRSVLEDSYRLQQFERDCDETKGWINEKLKFANDDSYLDPTNLNGKVQKHQNFEQELNANKSRMEEITSTGHALIESKHYALSRIQLRMDEIVHLWENLVTASGQKGSKLREAAQQQQFNRTVEDIELWLSEVEGQLLSEDYGKDLTSVQNLQKKHTLLEADVASHQDRIEGVKITADQFVDGGHFDADNIHAKQVVLCDRYSSLKKPMETRRQRLADSLLAQQLFRDVEDEEAWIREKEPVAASTNRGRDLIGVQNLMKKHQAVVAEINNHESRIAAVTQAGQQMVDTKHFASEDIKQRLANLNKHWNHLKEKAYQRKQDLEDSLQAHQYFADANEAESWVKEKEPMVLSQDYGRDEDSSEALLKKHEALLSDLEAFKTTVGSLSEQAAACKQQETPVVDVSGKECVMALFDYTEKSPREVSMKKGDVLILLNSNNKEWWKVEVNDRQGFVPAPYVKRLEVSGLSASQQHLATGGSIAARQAQIEAQYTRLLNLAKERQTKLAETVKAYVLVREAAELATWIKDKENHAQVQDVGEDLEQVEVMQKKFDDFQSDLKANEVRLAEMNEIAMQLMSLGQTEAALKINTQIQDLNEKWTSLQQLTQARATQLGSAHEVQRFHRDVDETRDWIREKDDALNNDDLGKDLRSVQALQRKHEGLERDLAALQDKIRQLDETANRLMNTHPESRDNTYMKQREINEEWTQLTAKANSRKEKLLDSYDLQRFLSDYRDLMSWINSMMGLVSSDELASDVTGAEALLERHQSLRAEIDYRYGIAQEHRTEIDARTGTFQTFEMFGQQLLQSGHYASVEIQEKIESMTEARQELEEAWINRRMQLDQCLELQLFYRDCEQAENWMSAREAFLASEEVDSKGDNVEALIKKHEDFDKAINAHEEKIAALQTLADQLMAAQHYAATPINEKRQQVLNRWRHLKEALIEKRSKLGESQTLQQFSRDADEIENWIAEKLQLATEESYKDPANIQSKHQKHQAFEAELAANADRIQSVLGMGQNLIDKHQCAGSDEAVQSRLGSIADQWEYLTQKTTEKSLKLKEANKQRTYIAAVKDLDFWLGEVESLLTSEDSGKDLASVQNLIKKHQLVEADIQAHEDRIRDMNGQADSLIESGQFETGSIQERRSSINERYERIRNLAAHRQARLNEANTLHQFFRDIADEESWIKEKKLLVGSDDYGRDLTGVQNLKKKHKRLEAELASHEPAIQSVQEAGEKLMDVSNLGVPEIEQRLKLLNQAWDELKQMASNRGKKLDESLTYQQFLAKVEEEEAWISEKHQLLSVEDFGDTMAAVQGLLKKHDAFETDFAVHRDRCEQISHGGIDLADSKNHHADSILQRCQQLQIKLDNLSALAAKRKSKLMDNSAYLQFMWKADVVESWIADKETHVRSEEYGRDLSTVQTLLTKQETFDAGLHAFEHEGIQNITALKDQLIAANHNQSEAILKRHADVIDRWQKLLGDSDGRKQQLLRMQNQFRQIEELYLTFAKKASAFNSWFENAEEDLTDPVRCNSIEEIRALREAHAQFQASLTSAQSDFEALAALDHQIKSFNVGPNPYTWFTMEALEDTWRNLQKIIKERDIELTKEAQRQDENDTLRKEFAKHANTFHQWLTETRTSMMEGSGSLEQQLEAIKRKATEVRSRRSDLKKIEDLGAILEEHLILDNRYTEHSTVGLAQQWDQLDQLGMRMQHNLEQQIQARNQSGVSEDALKEFSMMFKHFDKDRSGRLDKTEFKSCLRALGYDLPMVEEGQPDPEFEAILDVVDPNRDGYVSLQEYMAFMISKETENVQSSEEIENAFRAITAGDRPYVTKEELYANLTKDMADYCVARMKPFVDTKTERPITGALDYIEFTKTLFQN, from the exons ATGGATCCCTTGATTCCAAAGGAGGTGAAAATCCTTGAATCTGCTGAGGATATCCAAAATCGTCGTTTTCAAGTACTTGATCGCTATAGCGAATTCAAAGCAGAAGCCCGTTTAAAAAGAGAAAAACTTGAAGATTCTAGAAGATttcaa TATTTTAAAAGAGATGCAGATGAACTTGAATCTTGGATACTTGAAAAAACACAAGCTGCATCAGATGAAAGTTATAAAGATCCTACAAACCTACag gctaaaattcaaaaacaccAAGCATTTGAAGCTGAAGTTGCTGCACATAGTAATGCAATTGTGGTTTTAGATAACACTGGAATGGGAATGATTAATCAAAACCATTTTGCATCGTCAGAAATACGTCAGAGActtg agCAATTACACAAAGATTGGGATTTACTTTTGTCAAAATTGGCTGAAAAGGGTGTTAAATTACAGCAAGCATTGGTTTTAGTTCAATTCTTAAGACAATGTGATGAGGTTATGTTTTGGATTAATGataag GAAACTTTTGTCACTACTGATGAGTTTGGTGCCGATCTAGAACATGTAGAAGTATTGCAACGTAAATTTGATGAATTTCAAAAAGATATGACATCACAAGAATATCGTGTAACGGAAGTAAATGATTTAGCTTCCAAATTAGTTCTGGAAGGACATCCTGAAAGagaaacaattttgaaaaaaaaagag GATTTAAATGAAGCATGGACTCGGCTTAAGCAATTAACTTTAATGAGGCAAGAACGATTATTTGGAGCTCATGAGATACAACGTTTTAATCGTGATGCTGATGAAACTGTAGCTTGGATATCTGAAAAAGATGGTATATTGTCTTCTGAAGACTATGGAAGAGATTTAGCTAGTGTGCAAACACTTCag agaaAACATGAAGGAGTTGAAAGAGATTTGGCAGCTTTAGAAGATAAAGTTTCAATTTTGGGTCAAGAAGCAGATCGCTTATGTGGAATTCACGCTGATCATAGttcacaaatacaaaataagcgTGGAGAAATAGTTGCTTATTGGGAACGTCTAACTGCTAAAGCACAGGAGCGTCGACAAAAGTTAGATGAATCTTATTTACTTCAACGTTTCTTAGCTGATTTCCGCGATTTGACTTCTTGGATTAATGATATGAAGGCAATAATATATTCTGATGAATTAGCAAAGGACGTGGCTGGTGCTGAAGCTTTACTTGAAAGGCATCAAGAACACAAG GGAGAAATTGATGCGCGTGAAGATAGTTTCCGGATTGCATTGGAATCTGGAGAACACAtattaaaaagtgaaaatgCTCCTACATTAGTTAGtgaaaatttaagtaatttgatCAGTGAAAAGAGTTCATTGTTAGCTTTATGGGAAGAAAGACGTATATTGTATGAACAATGTATGGATTTGCAATTGTTTTATCGTGATACTGAGCAAGCTGATACGTGGATGGCCAAACAAGaa gcATTTTTATCCAATGAGGATTTGGGTGATTCACTGGATAGTGTTGAAGCATTGATTAAAAAACATGAGGATTTTGAAAAATCTTTAGCTGCTCAGGAAGAAAAAATTAAAGCTCTTGATGAATTTGCCACAAAATTAATTGAAGGACAACATTATGCCACTGAAGATGTTGCACAACGCCGtgaaatg TTGTTAGAGAGGCGTACAGCATTACTCGCAAAATCATCACAAAGACGTAGTGTTCTTGAAGATTCATATAGACTTCAACAATTTGAAAGGGATTGTGATGAGACTAAAGGatggattaatgaaaaattaaaattcgctAATGATGACAGTTATCTT GATCCAACCAATTTAAATGGTAAAGTACAAAAACATCAAAACTTTGAACAAGAACTAAATGCTAACAAATCTCGCATGGAAGAAATTACTTCTACTGGTCATGCTCTTATTGAATCTAAACATTATGCTTTGa gtCGTATTCAACTAAGAATGGATGAAATTGTTCATTTATGGGAAAATTTAGTTACTGCATCAGGACAAAAAGGTTCAAAACTACGTGAAGCTGCACAACAACAGCAATTTAATCGTACTGTTGAAGATATTGAGCTGTGGTTATCAGAAGTTGAAGGACAATTATTAAGTGAAGATTATGGAAAA GATTTAACTAGTGTACAAAATCTTCAAAAGAAACATACTTTGTTGGAAGCTGACGTTGCCTCACATCAAGATAGAATCGAAGGCGTAAAGATAACAGCTGATCAGTTTGTAGATGGAGGTCATTTTGATGCAGACAACATTCATGCAAAACAA gTTGTATTATGTGATCGTTATTCATCACTGAAAAAACCGATGGAAACACGTAGACAACGTTTGGCAGATTCACTTTTAGCCCAACAACTATTTAGAGATGTTGAAGATGAAGAAGCTTGGATTCGTGAAAAAGAACCTGTAGCAGCATCAACAAATCGAG gtCGTGACCTCATTGGTGTACAAAATTTAATGAAGAAACATCAAGCTGTTGTGGCTGAAATCAACAATCATGAATCCCGTATAGCTGCAGTCACTCAAGCTGGACAACAAATGGTTGATACTAAACATTTTGCTTCGGAAGATATAAAACAGCGTTTAGCAAACCTCAATAAACATTGGAATCATCTTAAAGAAAAAGCATATCAG cgcAAACAAGATTTAGAAGATTCTCTTCAAGCGCATCAGTACTTTGCTGACGCTAATGAAGCTGAATCTTGGGTTAAAGAAAAAGAACCAATGGTATTAAGTCAAGATTATGGAAGAGATGAAGATTCTTCTGaagctttattaaaaaaacacgaAGCATTGTTGTCAGATTTAGAAGCATTTAAAACTACAGTTGGATCACTTTCAGAACAAGCTGCTGCATGCAAG caACAAGAAACGCCTGTAGTAGATGTTAGCGGAAAAGAGTGTGTAATGGCATTGTTTGACTATACTGAAAAGTCACCAAGAGAAGTTTCCATGAAAAAAGGAGATGTTTTAATCCTATTAAACTCTAATAATAAA gaatggtGGAAAGTAGAGGTTAATGATCGTCAAGGATTTGTCCCCGCTCCTTATGTAAAGCGACTTGAAGTTTCTGGTCTGAGTGCATCTCAACAACATTTGGCTACTGGTGGATCTATTGCAGCCAGACAAGCACAAATTGAAGCCCAATATACAAGGCTTTTAAATCTAGCCAAAGAACGACAAACTAAACTCGCTGAAACTGTTAAAGCATATGTACTAGTAAGAGAAGCTGCAGAATTGGCCACATGGATCAAAGATAAA GAAAATCATGCTCAAGTACAAGATGTTGGAGAGGATTTAGAACAAGTGGAAGTCATGCAAAAGAAATTCGATGATTTTCAATCTGATTTGAAAGCAAATGAAGTACGATTAGCTGAAATGAACGAAATAGCAATGCAGTTAATGAGTTTAGGCCAAACAGAAGCAgcattgaaaataaatactcaAATTCAG GATTTGAATGAAAAGTGGACATCTCTTCAACAACTTACTCAAGCCCGAGCTACACAATTAGGATCAGCACATGAAGTACAAAGATTCCATAGAGATGTTGATGAGACGCGTGATTGGATTCGTGAAAAAGATGATGCTCTTAATAATGATGATCTTGGTAAAGATTTAAGAAGTGTTCAAGCTTTACAGCGTAAACATGAAGGTTTAGAACGTGATTTGGCTGCATTACAAGATAAg ATCCGCCAATTGGACGAAACTGCTAATCGCTTAATGAACACACATCCTGAATCTCGTGATAATACTTACATGAAACAAAGAGAAATTAATGAAGAATGGACTCAATTAACAGCAAAAGCTAATTCAAGAAAGGAGAAACTTTTAGATTCTTATGATTTGCAGAGATTCTTGTCTGACTATCGTGATTTAATGTCTTGGATAAATTCAATGATGGGTTTAGTTTCTAGTGACGAATTAGCATCTGATGTCACTGGAGCTGAAGCGTTATTGGAACGTCATCag AGTTTGAGAGCTGAAATAGACTATCGTTATGGTATAGCTCAG gaACATCGTACAGAAATTGATGCTCGTACTGGTACCTTCCAAACATTCGAAATGTTTGGACAGCAACTCTTACAATCTGGACATTATGCCAGTGTTGAAAtacaagaaaaaattgaaaGCATGACTGAAGCTAGACAAGAGTTAGAAGA AGCATGGATAAATCGCCGAATGCAACTAGATCAATGTTTGGAACTGCAACTGTTCTACAGAGATTGTGAACAGGCTGAAAACTGGATGTCAGCTCGAGAGGCATTCCTTGCATCTGAAGAAGTTGATTCTAAGGGAGATAATGTGGAagctttaattaaaaaacatgaaGATTTTGATAAAGCTATTAATGCACAT GAAGAGAAAATTGCGGCTTTACAAACACTAGCTGATCAATTAATGGCTGCACAACATTATGCTGCAACTCCAATTAATGAAAAAAGGCAACAAGTTTTGAATAGATGGCGTCATTTGAAAGAGGCTTTAATTGAAAAAAGATCAAAATTAGGCGAATCGCAGACATTACAGCAGTTTAGTAGAGATGCTGATGAGATTGAGAATTGGATTGCGGAGAAACTTCAACTGGCTACAGAGGAAAGTTACAAGGACCCAGCAAATATTCAATCTAAACATCAAAAGCATCAAGCATTTGAAGCAGAATTAGCTGCTAACGCTGACCGAATTCAAAGCGTTTTAGGCATGGGACAGAATTTAATTGATAAACATCAGTGTGCTGGATCAGATGAAGCTGTTCAG tcAAGATTAGGATCAATTGCTGATCAATGGGAATATTTGACTCAAAAAACAACAGAGAAATCATTGAAACTTAAGGAAGCAAACAAACAGCGTACCTATATTGCTGCTGTAAAAGATTTAGATTTCTGGTTGGGTGAAGTAGAATCATTGTTAACATCTGAAGACTCTGGAAAGGATTTAGCATCTGttcaaaatctaattaaaaaacatcAACTTGTTGAAGCTGATATTCAGGCACATGAAGATCGTATTAGAg ataTGAATGGTCAAGCAGATTCATTAATTGAAAGTGGACAATTTGAAACAGGAAGTATCCAAGAACGTCGTAGTTCTATCAATGAAAGATATGAACGTATTAGAAATTTG GCAGCCCATCGCCAAGCTCGTTTAAATGAAGCTAACACTTTGCATCAGTTCTTCAGAGATATTGCAGATGAAGAATCATGGATAAA ggaaaaaaaacttttggtTGGATCTGATGATTATGGTCGTGATTTAACTGGTgttcaaaatcttaaaaaaaaacataagcgACTTGAAGCAGAATTAGCGTCTCATGAACCTGCTATACAATCAGTTCAAGAAGCTGGAGAAAAATTAATGGATGTTTCTAACCTTGGCGTTCCAGAAATTGAACAg cgattaaaattattaaatcaagcATGGGATGAATTGAAACAAATGGCTTCAAACCGAGGGAAAAAATTAGACGAATCTTTAACCTATCAACAGTTTTTGGCCAAAGTAGAAGAAGAAGAAGCTTGGATCAG TGAAAAGCATCAATTATTATCTGTGGAAGATTTTGGTGATACCATGGCAGCTGTACAAGgtcttttaaaaaaacatgatgCATTTGAAACTGATTTTGCTGTTCATCGTGATCGTTGTGAACAAATAAGTCATGGAGGTATTGACCTTGCAGATTCAAAGAACCATCATGCAGATAGCATATTACAGCGTTGCCAACAACTTCAG ATTAAGTTGGACAATTTATCTGCATTGGCTGCTAAACGCAAGTCAAAGTTGATGGATAATTCTGCTTACTTACAATTTATGTGGAAAGCAGATGTGGTTGAATCATGGATTGCTGATAAGGAAACTCACGTTAGATCAGAAGAGTATGGTAGAGATTTATCTACTGTTCAAACTTTACTTACTAAACAAGAAACATTTGATGCTG gtcTTCATGCGTTTGAACACGAAGGAATACAAAATATCACTGCTCTAAAGGATCAATTGATTGCTGCTAATCATAATCAATCGGAAGCGATATTAAAACGACATGCTGATGTGATTGACAg atgGCAAAAATTATTGGGAGATTCTGATGGCCGTAAACAGCAATTGTTACGTATGCAAAACCAATTCCGACAAATAGAAGAACTGTACTTAACTTTTGCTAAAAAAGCTTCTGCATTTAACTCTTGGTTTGAAAATGCTGAGGAAGATTTAACAGACCCTGTGCGTTGTAATTCCATAGAAGAAATCAGAGCACTTCGTGAAGCACATGCACAAttccaa gcgtCACTGACATCTGCTCAGTCAGATTTTGAAGCATTGGCTGCTCTTGATCATCAAATTAAGAGTTTTAACGTAGGCCCCAATCCATACACATGGTTCACAATGGAAGCTTTAGAGGACACTTGGCGTAACTTACAAAAAATCATTAAGGAACGAGATATTGAATTAACTAAAGAAGCTCAGAGACAAGATGAAAATGATACTCTTAGAAAAGAATTTGCCAAACATGCCAACACTTTCCACCAATGGTTAACTGAAACCAG AACATCAATGATGGAAGGATCTGGTTCTTTGGAACAACAACTGGAAGccattaaa cgtAAAGCAACTGAAGTACGTTCACGTCGTTCAgatttaaagaaaattgaagACCTTGGGGCTATTCTTGAAGAGCACCTAATATTGGacaatag GTACACAGAACATAGTACAGTTGGTTTAGCTCAGCAATGGGATCAACTAGATCAATTAGGTATGCGAATGCAACACAACCTAGAACAGCAAATTCAGGCTAGAAACCAATCAGGTGTCAGTGAAGATGCTTTGAAAGAATTCTCTATGATGTTCAAACACTTTGACAAGGATCGGTCAGGGCGTCTTGATAAAACCGAATTCAAATCTTGTCTCAGAGCTTTGGGTTATGATTTACCTATGGTAGAAGAAGGACAACCTGATCCTGAATTTGAAGCAATACTag aTGTGGTAGACCCAAATCGTGATGGTTATGTATCTCTTCAGGAGTATATGGCATTCATGATCAGCAAAGAAACCGAAAATGTACAAAGTTCAGAAGAAATTGAGAATGCATTCAGGGCAATCACAGCCGGTGATAGACCATATGTTACAAAAGAAGAACTGTATGCT AACCTTACCAAGGATATGGCTGATTATTGCGTTGCTCGTATGAAACCATTTGTAGATACAAAAACGGAAAGACCAATCACTGGGGCTCTAGATTACATAGAGTTTACTAAAACACTTTtccaaaattaa
- the LOC100167130 gene encoding chromatin complexes subunit BAP18: protein MSNQSSAAKVGEIFSAAGTAFSRLGELTLTLQPTNDTPTPNSKWTDDDIEMLQRAVKKFTDDLAIICDQIKQRTVSQIHTTLKRKSYENRAINPAALTRIPMSLTSPISTNILNTKCNSADVTLNMLNAPQENNSGSDDISSENNRHSFNCGVDIE from the exons ATGAGCAATCAAAGTTCAGCGGCTAAA gttGGTGAGATTTTCAGTGCTGCAGGTACCGCGTTCAGTAGATTAGGCGAACTAACATTGACATTGCAACCGACAAATGATACTCCTACACCCAACAG caaaTGGACTGATGACGATATAGAAATGTTACAAAGGGCTGTAAAGAAATTCACAGATGACTTAGCTATTATCTGCGACCAAATCAAACAACGAAcagt ATCACAAATACATACAACTCTCAAAAGAAAATCTTATGAGAATCGAGCAATAAATCCGGCTGCATTGACAAGAATACCAATGTCCTTAACATCACCAATATcaacaaatatacttaatacaaaatgtaactCTGCTGATGTGACATTAAACATGTTAAATGCACCTCAAGAAAATAATTCTGGTTCAGATGATATTTCTAGTGAAAATAACCGACACAGCTTCAATTGTGGTGTTGATATTGAATAG